Genomic segment of Terriglobia bacterium:
ATAGCCGTAGGTGCTGCGGTCGGCGGGCATGGCCAGGCCGATGCTGGCTGCGGTGAGCCGGTGCGGCTCGCGCGTGGAGTTCTCCGCCACCACGGCGAAGGTGACTTCGCCGGGATGCAGAAACTTCACGCCTTCCTTGCGCGAGATCAGCTTGCAATGCGGAGGGAAGATGGACGAAACCCGGACCAGATTCTGCGCGGCAATGCCGGCATCACGCAGCGCAAGCTCGAAAGACGTGAGGCGTTCCTTGTGCTTGCCGACTCCCTTGGTCAGAAAGATCCGCTTGGGAACCATGTCTAGCCCCAATGTGTGTGCCCTCCAGAAAAATGGTTTTTAATCGAATGAAAAAAATAACACACGCAAGCCGGGAGCGCGGGCAATTTGCGCGATGGTATCCACGTCGTCACAGATGGCCAGGGCCTGGATGAGGCTCTCCTTGTCATCGGATGAAGTGGTGCTCTGGTAGAGCTGTCTTAGTTCGCTGTGCGCGTCCATGGCGCCAAGCTGGTGGATGGCGGAGCGCCGCAATTCAGGATCTTTCTCCGAGCGCAGGACTGCCAGGACGCTCTCCTTCGCATCGGAGGTCATGAACGCCTGCAGGACCGCTCTCTTCACCTTGGGGTCAGATGCGCTGTTGTAGATCCCCTGCAGAACCGGGATGTCCTCCTTGGCGTCGGTAATGCCAAGCTGGTGGATGGCCTTGACCTGCAAGTCCGGTCCGGACTGCCCTTGGGCGACCTTCTTTACGATGTCCTGCGCCTTGGGAGAATCGCTCTGGGCGAGGACAAACAGTGCCCGGTCCTTCAGCCGCATGGAGTGATTGGCCTTGAGAAACTCCGCGAGCATAGGGATGGCGCGCTCGGAGTCGGAGTTCATCAGGCCGTTTAGTGCCAGCAGCTTCAGGTCCTCATCCTGCTCCTTCTCGGGATTGGCAGGCTGGCCGCTGGCCTGACGGATTTCGACCTCCAGGGCCCCGGCATCCTTGAGCCAGGTGCTGCGCGCGTACAGGCGTCGCAGGTCGGCGATGACCTTCAAAGCGTCGGAACGGCGCGCCAGCTTGTTTAGCGCATAGGCCTTCCAGTAGAGCCCGGCGTCAGCACGATCGCCCTTCAGGTCGGCGAGCTGGGTGAAAGTGTCGACCGCGTGCTGCCAATCGCTCTGGTTAAGCTGGTCGCTGCCCGCCTTGTAAAGCTGGTCCTCGCGCGGGTTGTCGGTGGGACCCATGGCGGGAAGCAGCGAGTTGGACGGCACGGGCGGCGTCTGCTGCGCATACGCCACAGCGGAAGCGAATAAGACTGCTGCAATAAGAAACGTCTTGCACTTCATATGGTTGGCCTCGATGTAGACGGATTGTCCTTGGGTTGATTGGGTCGAATCTGACTCTGCACGTTGGACTGCACGACGCGCACCTTGAACAACAGTCCCTGCGACTCGATGCGGCGCTGGATCTCCTGCAATTGCGCCTCGTTCAGCGGCGTGGGCTGATGGGCAATGTCCACCAGCACACGCTCCAGCTCATCCAGAACGGCGGCGGTAGAGGTATCGCCGATGTTCTGCGCGGTCTGGCGATAGAGGCGGTTGGCGGCAATCAGGTCGTCCGCCCGCTGGCGCTCGTCCCCGCCGGATGGCGCATGCGTCAGCTCGACCAGCAACATCTGCGAGCGGTCGGGGTGAGCGCCGAGAGCCAGCAGCAGCACGCGCTCGCGCACCTGCTGCGCCGAGGCAGTTGATTGCGGCGCCGGATAGCGCCCCAACGCTGCGGAAGCTGCCACCATGGCCGGCGCGCGGACGCCTCAGGCAGGTGGGCGCGAATGCGGTTCCAGACCACAGTGCCGTAATCGCCGGGCCGCTCCGGAACCGCAGGCGCAGACACCGCCTTCAGCAGACGCGAAAGCTCTTCAAACTGGGCGCGGCACTGCGCGCACCCCGCCATATGGCGGGCTGCGCCGGCGACAGGCTCACCGTAGAAGTGCAGAATCAGTTCGTCGTGGCTGAGGTGGTTCATCGTGCGGGCCTCACTACGGGTTCGAGCGCGCGGCGCATCTTGTTGACCGCGCGCAGCACGCTCTGCTTGGCGGCGCCTTCCTTGACCTGCAGCGCGGCCGCAATTTCTTCGATGGGGCGGCCCTCGAAGTGGCGCAGTACGAAGGCGGTGTGTTCCACCGGGCTCAAGGTCTTCATGGCCGTGTCGATTCGGGCCTGCAATTCGCCGCTATAGGCCAGAGCTTCGGGACCCGGGCGAGGGGAGAGCAAGCGCTCCTCGGGCGGATCTTCATCGTCCTGGGCGACCGGAGCCGGCTGCGGTTGGGTCTTGCGGCGCTCCAGCGTGGTCAGGGAACAGTTGGTGGCGATACGGAACAGCCAGGTGGCCATGCTGGACCGCGATTCGAAGCGGTCCAGGCCGCGATAGGCGCGCAGGAAGGTTTCCTGCAC
This window contains:
- a CDS encoding arginine decarboxylase, pyruvoyl-dependent, with protein sequence MVPKRIFLTKGVGKHKERLTSFELALRDAGIAAQNLVRVSSIFPPHCKLISRKEGVKFLHPGEVTFAVVAENSTREPHRLTAASIGLAMPADRSTYGYLSEHHSFGETDEQAGEYAEELAAEMLATTLNVEFDPDKSWDEKKEIYRISNKIVRTTNMTQSGVGDKHGKWITVIASAILIFE
- a CDS encoding HEAT repeat domain-containing protein, producing the protein MKCKTFLIAAVLFASAVAYAQQTPPVPSNSLLPAMGPTDNPREDQLYKAGSDQLNQSDWQHAVDTFTQLADLKGDRADAGLYWKAYALNKLARRSDALKVIADLRRLYARSTWLKDAGALEVEIRQASGQPANPEKEQDEDLKLLALNGLMNSDSERAIPMLAEFLKANHSMRLKDRALFVLAQSDSPKAQDIVKKVAQGQSGPDLQVKAIHQLGITDAKEDIPVLQGIYNSASDPKVKRAVLQAFMTSDAKESVLAVLRSEKDPELRRSAIHQLGAMDAHSELRQLYQSTTSSDDKESLIQALAICDDVDTIAQIARAPGLRVLFFSFD
- a CDS encoding sigma-70 family RNA polymerase sigma factor, which gives rise to MESQDAAALTRVLGGDREAFRVLVERYSKMVFSLAFRMTGNEDDAADVVQETFLRAYRGLDRFESRSSMATWLFRIATNCSLTTLERRKTQPQPAPVAQDDEDPPEERLLSPRPGPEALAYSGELQARIDTAMKTLSPVEHTAFVLRHFEGRPIEEIAAALQVKEGAAKQSVLRAVNKMRRALEPVVRPAR